One stretch of Zerene cesonia ecotype Mississippi chromosome 20, Zerene_cesonia_1.1, whole genome shotgun sequence DNA includes these proteins:
- the LOC119834876 gene encoding paxillin-like: MASVRTRSASPKSVSFSPVLERKYSAERGPSYPPELSPNEWRKYFNDFSSYLDALLADLQNSINPGRVSSPGGRTTSPSARTSSPGRTASPIGRGSSPGRLSSPGGSLSSPTSTGYGSINGSRNIGSDYAKPASPTYQNTSAIHEKSTPLKYTSTQASYASHTPSYTGQPGYGRTTGRGNLSELDTLLDDLSNARYGNYVEKNAYADRTDTYNRTNGATSPASARPTVDSLLDQLSTEVHNGRASTSPVPPSGTLPRPGTKQVTVTVQETVVEPAAPPPPQPQPSTTHRHHASSATKELDDLMASLSDFKVSACCQHVFINLECREPFHGGSFFEHEGQPYCETHYHGKRGSLCAGCHKPIAGRCITAMFRKFHPEHFVCAFCLRQLNKGTFKEQNDKPYCHACFDKLFG, from the exons ATGGCTTCCGTGCGTACGCGTTCCGCTTCCCCCAAGTCCGTCTCCTTCTCCCCCGTGCTCGAGCGGAAGTACAGTGCCGAAAGGGGACCCTCCTACCCCCCCGAGTTGAGCCCGAACGAATGGAGGAAATACTTCAACGACTTCAGCTCATATCTAG ATGCCCTATTAGCAGACCTGCAGAACTCCATAAACCCGGGTCGTGTCAGTAGCCCCGGTGGGAGGACCACTTCGCCCAGTGCACGGACGAGTTCCCCGGGACGAACCGCGTCCCCCATAGGCAGGGGCAGTTCGCCGGGTAGGCTGAGCTCTCCTGGGGGAAGCCTGAGCTCACCCACATCGACGGGATACGGCTCCATTAATGGCTCCAGGAACATTGGATCTGATTATGCTAAACCGGCATCG CCAACCTACCAGAACACGTCGGCGATACACGAAAAGTCGACACCGCTCAAATACACAAGCACGCAGGCGAGCTACGCCTCACACACGCCCAGCTACACGGGCCAGCCGGGCTACGGGAGGACCACCGGCAGGGGGAACCTGTCCGAGCTGGACACCCTGCTTGACGACCTGAGCAACGCGAGATACGGCAACTATGTGGAGAAGAACGCGTATGCGGATAGGACAG ATACTTATAATCGCACCAACGGCGCGACCAGCCCGGCGTCTGCGAGGCCCACCGTGGATTCGCTTCTAGACCAACTAAGCACGGAGGTGCATAATGG CCGCGCGTCAACGTCCCCCGTGCCACCATCAGGCACGCTCCCCCGCCCCGGTACCAAGCAAGTGACGGTGACCGTACAAGAGACTGTGGTGGAACCGGCGGCCCCACCACCACCACAACCACAGCCCAGTACCACGCACCGGCACCACGCCTCCAGCGCTACCAAGGAGCTCGATGATCTGATGGCGTCGCTGTCTGATTTTAAAGTGAGTGCTTGTTGTCAAcatgttttcattaattta GAGTGTCGTGAGCCATTCCACGGCGGCTCGTTCTTCGAGCACGAAGGGCAGCCGTACTGCGAGACCCACTATCACGGGAAACGGGGCTCCCTGTGCGCCGGTTGCCACAAACCCATCGCCGGAAGGTGCATCACGGCCATGTTCCGGAAATTCCACCCGGAACACTTCGTCTGCGCCTTCTGTTTGAGACAACTCAACAAAGGAACGTTCAAGGAACAGAACGACAAACCCTATTGCCACGCCTGCTTCGACAAACTGTTTGGATAA